The region TTATGGCTCGAATTTCATCCAAAAAGCCTCCCCCGCTATCAAAAGGAGCCCTTCCTTCCACATCGGCTTCAACCAAAGGCGCATGATAAGATATTACGCCCAATAGCGGAAACTCAGGCAAGCTTCTTGCAATAAATTCGGCATCCGCCTGTTCCCGCACTTTGCTTGCTACCAGAAAAACGTTTTGTATCGAAATGTCTTGGGCCAGCCGCCGAATTTGCCTTGCCGTCTGAATGCTGCGGCGTCCCGGTTCGACCACGATAATGAGAGCATCCACAAATTCGGCCGTACCTCTGCCCAAATGTTCCACACCTGCTTCCATATCCAGGATCATGACGTCATCTTGTCTGATGAGCAAACTTTGCATCAATCGCTTCAACAGAGTATGCTCGGAACAAACACAACCGCCGCCGCCTTTGTCCACAGTTCCCATTGTAAGCAGTTTGACTCCCTGATGCTCTACACAAAACCGTTCCGGCAGATCATCCACTTTGGGATTCAATATGAATAGCGAGCCAGGTTCTCCGTTGGCGCCGGTACGCTCTTTTGCCAAGTCTTTCATCTTAGCAAGAGGCGTTATGTTTTGATAAACATTTTCAGGTATGCCAACTGCGGAAGCCAGATTGGCATCCGGGTCGGCATCGACGGCTAATACGTGCCGGCCTTCCGCAGCAAACAACCGGGCCAAAGTACCTGACAGGGTAGTTTTACCCACGCCACCTTTTCCTGTTACTGCTATTTTCAACGTAATCCTCCTTAAAATAGCGATTACAGGCGCACCTGGCAACATGCCGGGTGCGCCCATCTTTATTTAACGCTGCCGGGAGCCTGCGTTAAATTCCTAATTCCTGCCTTCTTTGTTTGATGGCATTATATAGCTTGGCCGCTGCTGCTGTCGGGTCGGTTTCTACAATAAAATATCCCCCGGTAATATCTTTTAGCTTATTTGTTAAAACATCTGTTACCACCGACGATCCTAGCACTTGCGGCACAACGCCCAGATGGGTGGGGAAACCCAGGGTAACGGCCCAGGTACCGATAGCCACAGCCTTTTCGGACATGCATTCCGGTGCGGAAGCAACAACCGGCAGTTTGTCAAGATCGACACCGATCTTGTTGGCCAGGGCAGTGGCAAGGGAAACGGCTCTGGTATTATCCACACAAGAGCCCATGTGCAGCACCAGCGGCAAGGGGCCGGAAAGCCCGGCTGCCTTGCCAATCGCTGTAAGCACTGCTTTCAGGGATTCTCCGGCAAAACTCTCGGTAGCTTCCATCGTCATCAGTCCTGCCTTGGCAAAAGCTCCGGCGCCACACCCGGTAGCCAGCAACAGCACATTTTTCTTGGCCAGTTCCTTGGCAATGGTTATATACGCCATATCCTGGGTTACTTTTGTCGTATTACAGCCTGCAAACAGGGTGACTCCCTGGATGTTGCCGTTTACGATATTGTCCACCAGCGGTTTCAACGGATCTTGCGCATCTAAGCCTTCCAGGGCCGTTATAATGGCTTCGGCGCTAAAACCACCCGCAACGGTGCTGCTGCGCTGGGGAATATTAACCTTTCCGGGATCACGGCGTTTATAGGCTTCAATACCCATACGAACAATTTTTCGTGCGCTCTCCGCCGCAGTTGCAGCATGAAATTCAATATGCTTAGCGCCAGGTATTTTACAGGAATTCATTGTAGTAATCAGTTCCGTGTGGAAACATTCCTGCAGTTTTCCTAAAGAGGGCATGATACACTGTACATCCACCACCATGGCATCAACTGCGCCTGTCAACATCGGCAACTCTTGTGAAAGATAATTGGTAGCCGTTGGAATGCCGCGGCGCATCAACACTTCGTT is a window of Sporomusaceae bacterium ACPt DNA encoding:
- the cooS1_2 gene encoding Carbon monoxide dehydrogenase 1; translation: MTEKGKISCDECVNELMPVARKVGFDTAWDRYEAQLPQCGFGLLGVCCKLCWKGPCRVNPLGDGPDRGVCGADVHTIVARNLIRGIAAGAAAHSDHGRHIAKTLLEISEGHAPDYTIKDENKLYKAAEKVNVSVQGKSVNQIAKEVAKATLEDFSRQDEGIPCVWLDKTVPASRMEKLSRAGVAPHNIDAVVADIMARTHVGTDADPVNLLLAGLKAALADYTGMYLATELSDALFGTPQPVVTAANLGVIKENAVNIAVNGHNPLLSEFICDVALELKDEAVKAGATEGINIIGVCCTGNEVLMRRGIPTATNYLSQELPMLTGAVDAMVVDVQCIMPSLGKLQECFHTELITTMNSCKIPGAKHIEFHAATAAESARKIVRMGIEAYKRRDPGKVNIPQRSSTVAGGFSAEAIITALEGLDAQDPLKPLVDNIVNGNIQGVTLFAGCNTTKVTQDMAYITIAKELAKKNVLLLATGCGAGAFAKAGLMTMEATESFAGESLKAVLTAIGKAAGLSGPLPLVLHMGSCVDNTRAVSLATALANKIGVDLDKLPVVASAPECMSEKAVAIGTWAVTLGFPTHLGVVPQVLGSSVVTDVLTNKLKDITGGYFIVETDPTAAAAKLYNAIKQRRQELGI